Proteins found in one Oryza glaberrima chromosome 4, OglaRS2, whole genome shotgun sequence genomic segment:
- the LOC127770522 gene encoding SUPPRESSOR OF GAMMA RESPONSE 1-like, which translates to MARPWIIAGGKVIATKIRNATQLLSCKLGELVPEAWRECPNCKCHIDNSDVTLQWPEFPDGVKFDPSDLEVLEHLERKINLGNPGPQGLIDHFIPTLEGVEGICYTHPENLPGIKLDGTSSHFFHRISNAYGSGQRKRRKISHTGHAASDENIRWHKTGKSKQIYHNGVLKGWKKILVLYKGSKKNKIVQANWVMHQYNLGVEEGGEDGELVVSKVFYQLSSKQTGSPEMDSVTEEASDALTIRSDPITPITNPPLPRCLMNSPCDTEQNGTISHDREGECSTSTLRPTVEPGNRAGCSAGASTTGDFDEDLLQRCEFPGDPVPTLDDTLPFLYTDETDLFSWEDFQFGSQESFGWVDGDHT; encoded by the exons ATGGCAAG GCCATGGATTATAGCTGGTGGAAAGGTAATTGCTACAAAAATAAGAAATGCAACTCAGCTTCTGAGTTGTAAACTTGGAGAATTGGTTCCAGAAGCATGGAGGGAATGCCCAAACTGCAAATGTCACATTGATAATAGCGAT GTTACTTTACAGTGGCCAGAATTCCCTGACGGTGTTAAATTTGATCCATCTGATCTTGAAGTACTTGAACATTTAGAAAGAAAAATTAACCTTGGAAATCCAGGGCCTCAGGGTCTTATTGATCACTTCATCCCAACTCTAGAAGGGGTGGAAGGAATCTGCTATACACATCCTGAAAATCTCCCCG GTATCAAGCTGGACGGCACCAGCAGCCATTTCTTCCACAGAATATCAAACGCATATGGTTCTGGTCAGCGCAAGCGTAGAAAGATCAGCCACACCGGCCATGCTGCTTCTGACGAGAACATAAGATGGCACAAAACTGGAAAATCCAAACAGATTTACCATAACGGTGTTTTAAAAGGGTGGAAGAAAATACTGGTTCTTTACAAAGGTTCTAAGAAGAACAAGATAGTACAAGCTAATTGGGTTATGCATCAATATAATCTTGGTGTTGAAGAAGGCGGGGAGGACGGAGAGCTTGTTGTTTCCAAGGTATTCTACCAATTATCCTCCAAGCAAACTGGCTCGCCTGAAATGGACTCTGTTACTGAAGAAGCATCTGATGCACTGACCATAAGAAGTGATCCCATTACACCCATAACGAACCCTCCGCTGCCTCGCTGCCTGATGAACAGCCCGTGTGACACGGAGCAGAATGGCACCATTTCACATGATCGG GAGGGGGAGTGCAGCACATCCACTCTCCGGCCCACGGTAGAACCTGGAAACCGTGCAGGGTGTTCTGCTGGAGCGTCAACAACCGGGGACTTCGACGAAGATCTGCTGCAGCGCTGCGAGTTTCCGGGGGACCCCGTCCCAACTCTTGATGACACGCTGCCTTTTCTTTACACGGACGAAACGGACCTTTTCAGCTGGGAA GATTTTCAATTTGGATCGCAGGAAAGCTTCGGCTGGGTCGATGGGGATCACACGTAA
- the LOC127772013 gene encoding uncharacterized protein LOC127772013 isoform X1: protein MPETGPYGHKKTDGICDGVCGEPASKAVLTMSRLRCALRGFDFRALLALLIGVPILILMIYAHGQKVTYFLRPIWESPPKPFKTIPHYYHENVTMEKLCKLHGWKVRETPRRVFDAVLFSNELDILEIRWNELSPYVSEFVLLESNSTFTGLKKPLHFKENRHRFGFAESRLTYGMIGGRFVKGENPFVEESYQRVALDQLIKIAKIEDDDLLIMSDVDEIPSGHTIDLLRWCDDIPEILHLQLRNYLYSFEFFLDDKSWRASIHRYRSGKTRYAHFRQTDELLADSGWHCSFCFRYISDFAFKMQAYSHVDRIRFKYFLNPERIQDVICRGADLFDMLPEEYTFQEIIAKLGPIPSTFSAVHLPSYLLQNVDRYRYLLPGYCRRESG from the exons ATGCCGGAGACCGGGCCCTACGGCCACAAGAAGACCGACGGCATCTGCGACGGTGTGTGCGGCGAG CCTGCGTCAAAGGCAGTTCTGACCATGTCGAGGCTGAGATGTGCACTTCGGGGATTTGATTTCAGAGCACTATTGGCCCTGTTGATAGGAGTGCCAATTCTGATTTTAATGATATATGCTCATGGTCAGAAGGTCACATACTTCCTCAGGCCAATATGGGAGTCTCCTCCCAAGCCCTTCAAAACTATCCCTCATTACTACCATGAGAATGTCACTATGGAGAAACTCTGCAAATTGCATGGTTGGAAAGTCCGGGAGACCCCACGACGTGTCTTCGATGCTGTACTATTCAGCAATGAGCTCGATATTCTTGAAATACGTTGGAATGAACTAAGCCCCTATGTCTCAGAGTTTGTGCTGCTTGAGTCGAACTCAACCTTCACTGGATTGAAAAAGCCCCTGCACTTCAAGGAAAATCGTCATCGATTTGGATTTGCTGAATCACGGCTGACATATGGTATGATTGGGGGAAGGTTCGTGAAGGGAGAAAACCCATTTGTTGAGGAGTCATATCAGAGGGTTGCCCTGGACCAGCTTATTAAGATTGCAAAAATAGAAGATGATGACCTGTTGATCATGTCAGATGTTGATGAAATCCCAAGTGGCCACACAATTGATCTCCTGAGATGGTGTGACGACATTCCTGAGATCCTTCATCTTCAGCTTAGGAATTACCTCTACTCATTTGAATTTTTCCTGGATGACAAAAGTTGGAGGGCATCGATACATAGGTACAGGTCTGGGAAGACAAGATATGCACACTTCCGGCAGACAGATGAGCTTCTTGCTGATTCAGGGTGGCACTGCAGTTTTTGCTTTCGCTACATTAGTGATTTTGCCTTCAAAATGCAAGCTTACAGCCATGTCGATCGGATTAGATTTAAGTACTTCCTGAACCCTGAAAGGATTCAAGATGTTATATGCAGAGGGGCGGATCTTTTTGACATGCTTCCTGAAGAATACACGTTCCAAGAGATCATTGCCAAGTTGGGGCCGATTCCAAGTACATTTTCTGCTGTTCATCTTCCTAGCTATCTGCTACAGAATGTTGATCGGTACAGATACCTTCTCCCAGGGTACTGCAGGAGAGAAAGTGGGTAG
- the LOC127772013 gene encoding uncharacterized protein LOC127772013 isoform X2 — protein MSRLRCALRGFDFRALLALLIGVPILILMIYAHGQKVTYFLRPIWESPPKPFKTIPHYYHENVTMEKLCKLHGWKVRETPRRVFDAVLFSNELDILEIRWNELSPYVSEFVLLESNSTFTGLKKPLHFKENRHRFGFAESRLTYGMIGGRFVKGENPFVEESYQRVALDQLIKIAKIEDDDLLIMSDVDEIPSGHTIDLLRWCDDIPEILHLQLRNYLYSFEFFLDDKSWRASIHRYRSGKTRYAHFRQTDELLADSGWHCSFCFRYISDFAFKMQAYSHVDRIRFKYFLNPERIQDVICRGADLFDMLPEEYTFQEIIAKLGPIPSTFSAVHLPSYLLQNVDRYRYLLPGYCRRESG, from the coding sequence ATGTCGAGGCTGAGATGTGCACTTCGGGGATTTGATTTCAGAGCACTATTGGCCCTGTTGATAGGAGTGCCAATTCTGATTTTAATGATATATGCTCATGGTCAGAAGGTCACATACTTCCTCAGGCCAATATGGGAGTCTCCTCCCAAGCCCTTCAAAACTATCCCTCATTACTACCATGAGAATGTCACTATGGAGAAACTCTGCAAATTGCATGGTTGGAAAGTCCGGGAGACCCCACGACGTGTCTTCGATGCTGTACTATTCAGCAATGAGCTCGATATTCTTGAAATACGTTGGAATGAACTAAGCCCCTATGTCTCAGAGTTTGTGCTGCTTGAGTCGAACTCAACCTTCACTGGATTGAAAAAGCCCCTGCACTTCAAGGAAAATCGTCATCGATTTGGATTTGCTGAATCACGGCTGACATATGGTATGATTGGGGGAAGGTTCGTGAAGGGAGAAAACCCATTTGTTGAGGAGTCATATCAGAGGGTTGCCCTGGACCAGCTTATTAAGATTGCAAAAATAGAAGATGATGACCTGTTGATCATGTCAGATGTTGATGAAATCCCAAGTGGCCACACAATTGATCTCCTGAGATGGTGTGACGACATTCCTGAGATCCTTCATCTTCAGCTTAGGAATTACCTCTACTCATTTGAATTTTTCCTGGATGACAAAAGTTGGAGGGCATCGATACATAGGTACAGGTCTGGGAAGACAAGATATGCACACTTCCGGCAGACAGATGAGCTTCTTGCTGATTCAGGGTGGCACTGCAGTTTTTGCTTTCGCTACATTAGTGATTTTGCCTTCAAAATGCAAGCTTACAGCCATGTCGATCGGATTAGATTTAAGTACTTCCTGAACCCTGAAAGGATTCAAGATGTTATATGCAGAGGGGCGGATCTTTTTGACATGCTTCCTGAAGAATACACGTTCCAAGAGATCATTGCCAAGTTGGGGCCGATTCCAAGTACATTTTCTGCTGTTCATCTTCCTAGCTATCTGCTACAGAATGTTGATCGGTACAGATACCTTCTCCCAGGGTACTGCAGGAGAGAAAGTGGGTAG
- the LOC127770521 gene encoding BTB/POZ domain-containing protein At1g67900-like encodes MRVMKLGNRPDTFFLSGPVRSVSTDLATDMQILVDGCLFRLHKFPLLSKCMWLQALCVESGEGGGAVELPAFPGGAEAFEACAKFCYGVAVTIGPHNVVAVRCAAARLGMSEAADRGNLAGKLDAFLSSCLLRRWKDALAVLHSTRRYAALCEELGVTSRCVDAVAALAVADPSGDASGAVPAGSSSSSPPWWVRDISELGVDLYWRVMVAVKATGTVHGKAIGDALKAYARRWLPIAAKNHHAAEQTAAGGGGGAANADRATKNHRLLVEKIASLLPAERNAVSCGFLLKLLKAANILGASPASKEELTRRVASQLEDANVSDLLIPATPPCAGGALYDVDAVVTILEEFALRQAAASGRPEGSPRRAGRHRRSMSAESGELEGARRSTSMAAASHGAMVRVGKLVDGFLAVVATKDARTPLDKMIAVAEAVPDFARPEHDDLYRAIDTYLRAHPEMDKSSRKKLCRVLNCRKLSEKASMHAAQNELLPLRVVVQVLFFENARAAGLSSGHGNRVAARFPGDVSALLARPRTTEENGKDEQRPAGSVAADGDWSVEGRRDWSVVASRVASLKMRLEEEDGEDAGDEAFVHRTRAGLARSASSRITAAAGRSKRMLSRLWPTSRTFT; translated from the exons ATGAGGGTCATGAAGCTCGGGAACAGGCCGGACACCTTCTTCTTGTCAGGCCCCGTCAG GTCGGTCTCCACGGATTTGGCCACTGACATGCAGATTCTTGTGGATGGTTGCCTGTTTCGTCTCCACAAG TTTCCTTTGCTTTCCAAGTGCATGTGGCTGCAAGCGCTATGCGTGGAgtccggcgagggcggcggcgccgtcgagctgCCGGCCTTCccgggcggcgcggaggcgttCGAGGCGTGCGCCAAGTTCTGCTACGGCGTCGCCGTCACGATCGGGCCGCACAACGTGGTCGCCgtccgctgcgccgccgcgcggctcgGCATGTCCGAGGCCGCCGACCGCGGCAACCTCGCCGGGAAGCTCGACGCCTTCCTGTCctcctgcctcctccgccgttgGAAGGACGCGCTCGCCGTGCTCCACTCCACGCGCCGCTACGCCGCGCTCTGCGAGGAGCTCGGCGTCACGTCCCGCtgcgtcgacgccgtcgcggccctcgccgtcgcggaCCCCAGCGGCGATGCCTCCGGCGCCGTTCCGGCCGgttcgtcttcgtcgtcgccgccgtggtgggTGCGTGACATCTCCGAGCTCGGGGTTGACCTCTACTGGCGCGTCATGGTGGCCGTCAAGGCGACCGGCACCGTACACGGGAAGGCCATTGGCGACGCGCTCAAAGCCTACGCGCGCCGGTGGCTGCCGATCGCCGCCAAGAACCACCACGCGGCGGAGCaaaccgccgccggcggcggcggcggcgcggccaatGCCGACCGGGCCACCAAGaaccaccgcctcctcgtcgaGAAGATAGCGAGCTTGCTCCCGGCGGAGAGGAACGCCGTCTCCTGCGGCTTCTTGCTGAAGCTTCTCAAGGCGGCGAACATCCTAGGCGCTTCTCCGGCGTCAAAGGAAGAGCTCACGAGGAGGGTAGCGTCGCAGCTGGAAGACGCCAACGTGAGCGACCTCCTGAtaccggcgacgccgccgtgcgcggGCGGGGCGCTGTACGACGTGGACGCCGTGGTGACCATACTCGAGGAATTCGCGCTGCGGCAAGCGGCAGCGTCGGGGAGACCGGAGGGTAGCCCGAGGCGCGCGGGCAGGCACCGGCGATCGATGTCGGCCGAGAGCGGTGAGCTCGAGGGGGCGCGCCGTTCgacgtccatggcggcggcgtcgcacgGCGCGATGGTCCGGGTGGGGAAGCTGGTGGACGGGTTCTTGGCGGTGGTGGCCACAAAGGACGCCCGCACGCCGCTCGACAAGAtgatcgccgtcgccgaggccgTGCCGGACTTCGCGCGGCCGGAGCACGACGATCTATACCGAGCCATCGACACATATCTCAGG GCGCACCCGGAGATGGACAAGAGCTCGAGGAAGAAGCTGTGCAGGGTGCTCAACTGCAGGAAGCTCTCGGAGAAGGCGTCCATGCACGCGGCGCAGAACGAGCTGCTCCCCCTCCGCGTCGTCGTGCAGGTGCTCTTCTTCGAgaacgcgcgcgccgccggacTCTCGTCCGGGCACGGCAACCGCGTCGCCGCGCGCTTTCCCGGCGACGTCAGTGCGCTGCTTGCCAGACCAAGAACGACGGAGGAGAACGGCAAGGACGAGCAGAGGCCCGCCGGGAgcgtggcggcggacggcgactgGAGCGTGGAGGGGCGGAGGGACTGGAGCGTGGTGGCGTCGAGGGTGGCGTCGCTGAAGAtgaggctggaggaggaggacggcgaggacgccggcgacgaggcgttCGTGCATAGGACGCGCGCGGGGTTGGCACGGAGCGCGTCGTCGCGtatcacggcggcggcggggaggtccAAGCGGATGCTGAGCAGGCTATGGCCGACGAGCAGAACCTTCACCTAA
- the LOC127770871 gene encoding LOW QUALITY PROTEIN: pentatricopeptide repeat-containing protein At2g15630, mitochondrial-like (The sequence of the model RefSeq protein was modified relative to this genomic sequence to represent the inferred CDS: deleted 2 bases in 1 codon): MPKCCYRLLVVDLLGEKSYHLPSSVENSRKTLLQSSPMAPPTSAAAAVAAAARASPTSAAALALFKSALSADQALSPLAVLPHLDDAPPSLPNLLLTASAAARPHATSLRLYSRMKSLSVPISTSSLHPLLSALPSAPAFALFADMFRLRLPLCTTTFNIMLRHLCSAGKPARALELLRQMPRPNAVTYNTVIAGFCSRGRVQAALDIMREMRERGGIAPNQYTYGTVISGWCKVGQVDEAVKVFDEMLTKGEVKPEAVMYNALIGGYCDQGKLDTALLYRDRMVERGVAMTVATYNLLVHALFMDGRGTEAYELVEEMGGKGLAPDVFTYNILINGHCKEGNVKKALEIFENMSRRGVRATVVTYTSLIYALSKKGQVQETDELFDEAVRRGIRPDLVLYNALINSHSTSGNIDRAFEIMGEMEKKRIAPDDVTYNTLMRGLCLLGRVDEARKLIDEMTKRGIQPDLVTYNTLISGYSMKGDVKDALRIRNEMMNKGFNPTLLTYNALIQGLCKNGQGDDAENMVKEMVENGITPDDSTYISLIEGLTTEDERAIDDERLAAADAAKV; the protein is encoded by the exons ATGCCTAAGTGTTGTT ACCGCCTTTTGGTAGTCGATCTCCTGGGAGAAAAATCA TACCATTTGCCCAGCTCCGTGGAAAACTCACGAAAAACCCTCCTCCAAAGTTCCCCCATGGCGccgcccacctccgccgccgccgccgtcgcggcggccgcccgcgcctcgccgacttcggcggcggcgctcgctcTCTTCAAGTCGGCGTTGTCCGCGGACCAGGCGctctcgccgctcgccgtgctcccgcacctcgacgacgcgccgccgtcgctgcccaacCTCCTgctcaccgcctccgccgccgcgcgcccccacGCCACCTCCCTCCGCCTCTACTCGCGGATGAAGTCCCTCTCCGTCCCCATCTCGACCTCCTCGCTCCACCCGCTCCTctccgccctcccctccgccccgGCCTTCGCCCTCTTCGCCGACATGTTCCGCCTTCGCCTCCCGCTCTGCACCACCACCTTCAACATCATGCTCCGCCACCTCTGCTCCGCCGGGAAGCCCGCCCGCGCGCTCGAGCTCCTCCGCCAGATGCCCCGCCCGAACGCCGTCACCTACAACACCGTCATCGCCGGGTTCTGCTCCCGGGGCCGCGTCCAGGCGGCGCTGGATATTATGCGGGAGATGCGAGAACGCGGAGGAATCGCGCCCAACCAGTACACCTACGGCACGGTGATCTCTGGCTGGTGTAAGGTTGGCCAGGTCGATGAGGCAgtgaaggtgttcgacgaaatgctcACCAAGGGAGAAGTTAAACCGGAAGCTGTGATGTACAACGCCTTGATTGGTGGATACTGTGACCAGGGTAAGCTGGATACTGCACTCCTTTACCGTGATAGAATGGTGGAGAGAGGGGTCGCAATGACAGTCGCGACCTACAATTTACTCGTGCACGCCTTGTTCATGGATGGGCGTGGAACAGAGGCATATGAGTTGGTCGAGGAGATGGGTGGAAAGGGTCTTGCGCCGGATGTGTTCACGTACAATATATTGATAAACGGGCATTGCAAAGAGGGCAACGTGAAGAAAGCACTAGAGATTTTTGAGAATATGTCCAGGAGAGGGGTCCGTGCGACAGTAGTGACCTATACGTCATTGATATATGCCTTGTCTAAGAAGGGGCAAGTTCAGGAGACAGATGAGCTGTTTGATGAGGCTGTAAGGAGAGGCATTAGGCCTGACCTTGTCTTGTACAATGCTCTGATCAATAGTCACTCCACTTCTGGCAACATCGATCGAGCTTTCGAGATAATGGGTGAGATGGAGAAGAAAAGGATCGCACCAGATGATGTGACCTACAATACGCTAATGAGGGGGCTGTGTCTACTGGGGCGTGTTGATGAAGCACGGAAGCTCATTGATGAGATGACAAAGAGGGGAATCCAGCCAGACCTTGTCACTTATAACACACTGATCAGTGGCTACAGCATGAAGGGTGATGTCAAGGATGCTCTGAGGATTCGGAATGAGATGATGAATAAGGGGTTCAATCCAACGCTTTTGACATATAATGCGCTGATACAGGGGCTCTGTAAGAATGGCCAGGGAGATGACGCTGAGAACATGGTGAAGGAGATGGTAGAGAATGGCATCACCCCTGATGACAGCACATACATCTCACTGATTGAGGGTCTTACCACTGAAGACGAGCGTGCCATTGATGATGAGCGACTGGCTGCAGCAGATGCTGCGAAAGTATGA